In one Nicotiana sylvestris chromosome 8, ASM39365v2, whole genome shotgun sequence genomic region, the following are encoded:
- the LOC138875043 gene encoding uncharacterized protein: MICEPIFKMLKKDAATKWTEECQKAFDRIKEYLSIPPVLVLPKPGRPLLLYLSVLDGAFGCVLGQHDEMGRKEQAIYYLSKKFTPFEAVKGQTLADHLAENHVGGEYEPLKTYFPDEEVSFVGEDITKAYDSWRMFFDGAANFKGVGIRAVLVRGQHYPVSAKLRFSRTNNMAEYEACIMGLNLAIDINIQELLVIGDSDLLVHQVLGEWATMNSKIFPYLYHVQELMKRFTKIEFKHVSRIQNEFADALATLSSMIQHPDKNFIYPILVRIHNQPAYCAHVEEETDGNPWILLDDCGNRLYQVCPEVSLVSGTCRYDTVPPNELNATSAPWPFAAWGIDVIGPIEPAASNGHRFILAAVDYFTKWVEAASYKAVTKKVIVDFVKDVLFADSGYQNPSLPTMPPNSIAI, from the exons ATgatctgtgagccaattttcaaaatgctgaagaaagatgctgcaacaaaatggactgaagaatgtcagaaagcctttgacagaatcaaggaatacctatccataccaccagtcttggtcctgcCGAAACCTGGTAGACCTCTGCTACTCTATTTGTCCGtactagatggagctttcggttgtgtcttgggacaacatgatgagatgggaagaaaggaacaggccatatactatctgagtaagaagttcacaccttttGAG gcagtcaaaggacagACACTAGCAGATCATCTTGCGGAAAATCATGTGGGAGGGGAATACGAAccattgaaaacatattttcccgatgaagaagtgtcatttgtaggagaagatatTACCAAAGCCTATGatagttggagaatgttcttcgacggagctgcaaattttaaAGGAGTAGGTATTAGAGCAGTTTTGGTGagaggtcaacattatccggtatccgcGAAGCTCAGGTTTTCgcgcaccaacaatatggcagaatatgaggcttgcattatggggctcaatttggccatcgacATAAATATACAGGAATTgttggtaattggtgattcagatcttctggtacatcaggttctAGGAGAGTGGGCTACCAtgaattccaagatatttccatattTATATCACGTACAAGAGTTGATGaaaagattcacaaagatagaattcaaacatgtttcgagaatccagaatgagtttgcagaTGCGCTAGCCACTTTGTcgtccatgatacagcatccgGACAAGAATTTCATCTATCCTATTCTAGtgagaatccataatcagccagcttattgcgctcatgttgaagaagaaacagacgggaatccatg gatacttttggatgactgtggaaacagactgtatcagGTATGTCCAGAAGTATCACTAGTGTCaggtacatgcagatatgatacggtaccaccaaatgaactcaatgcaacaagtgcaccttggcctttcgccgcttggggaatagatgtcatcggtccgatcgagcccgccgcttcaaacgggcacagaTTCATTTTAGCGGCcgtagactacttcacaaaatgggttgaggctgcatcttacaaggcTGTAACAAAGAAAGTCATCGTAGATTTTGTCAAGgacgtattgtttgccgattcggggtaCCAGAATCCATCATTACCAACAATGCCACCAAACTCAATAGCGATttaa